One window of Mesorhizobium loti R88b genomic DNA carries:
- a CDS encoding adenine phosphoribosyltransferase, with the protein MKSSLEDTLLAAIRTIPDYPKPGILFRDITTLLGNARAFRRAIDELVHPYAGQKIDKIAGIEARGFILGGAVAHQLSAGFVPIRKKGKLPYETVRVAYSLEYGLDEMEMHKDGVAPGEKVILVDDLIATGGTAEAAVKLLRQIGADILAACFVIDLPDLGGRKKLEALGVPVRTLIGFEGH; encoded by the coding sequence ATGAAATCCTCACTTGAAGACACGCTGCTCGCCGCCATCCGCACCATTCCGGACTATCCGAAGCCCGGCATCCTGTTTCGCGACATCACCACGCTGCTCGGCAATGCGCGCGCCTTTCGCCGCGCCATCGACGAGCTGGTGCATCCCTACGCCGGGCAGAAGATCGACAAGATCGCCGGCATCGAGGCGCGCGGCTTCATCCTTGGCGGCGCCGTTGCCCATCAGCTCTCGGCCGGCTTCGTGCCGATCCGCAAGAAGGGCAAGCTGCCCTATGAGACCGTGCGCGTCGCCTACAGCCTGGAATACGGGCTGGACGAGATGGAGATGCACAAGGACGGCGTTGCGCCCGGTGAGAAGGTGATCCTGGTCGATGATTTGATTGCCACCGGTGGCACGGCGGAAGCGGCAGTCAAGCTGCTGCGCCAGATCGGCGCCGATATTCTCGCCGCCTGCTTCGTCATCGACCTGCCGGATCTGGGCGGGCGCAAGAAGCTCGAGGCCCTTGGCGTGCCGGTGAGGACGCTGATCGGGTTTGAGGGGCATTAG
- the petA gene encoding ubiquinol-cytochrome c reductase iron-sulfur subunit, with translation MAAVVGAGAFAWPFIDQMRPDASTLALASVEVDVASLTPGSSLIVKWRGKPVVVRNRTEKEMKDGEAVNLADLKDPIARNANLPSDAPATDANRTTPGKEAWMVMVQVCTHLGCIPLGQEGDFGGWFCPCHGSQYDTAGRIRKGPAPENMAVPVFKFISDTKILIG, from the coding sequence ATGGCCGCCGTGGTCGGCGCCGGTGCCTTCGCATGGCCGTTCATCGACCAGATGCGCCCTGATGCCTCGACGCTGGCGCTCGCCTCGGTCGAGGTCGACGTCGCCTCGCTGACGCCGGGAAGTTCGTTGATCGTCAAGTGGCGTGGCAAGCCGGTCGTGGTGCGCAACCGCACTGAAAAAGAAATGAAGGACGGCGAGGCCGTCAACCTGGCCGATCTCAAGGATCCGATTGCCCGCAACGCCAACCTACCGTCCGATGCACCGGCGACCGACGCCAACCGCACCACGCCCGGCAAGGAAGCCTGGATGGTGATGGTTCAGGTCTGCACGCATCTGGGCTGTATTCCGCTCGGCCAGGAAGGCGATTTCGGCGGCTGGTTCTGCCCGTGCCATGGTTCGCAATACGACACCGCCGGCCGCATCCGCAAAGGCCCGGCACCCGAGAACATGGCTGTTCCGGTATTCAAGTTCATTTCCGATACCAAAATCCTTATCGGTTGA
- the corA gene encoding magnesium/cobalt transporter CorA has product MIKAFVVDNDRLRLTDDLLTDGDRVVWADLINPTKEEEATIEAWLGVAIPTREEMEEIEISSRLYIEDGAYFMTATLPAQTEVDDPLMSPVTFALAGKRLITIRYHEPKAFKTFRLRAEKVATGCTSGDTILIGLLEAIVDRLADILERAGRDIEAISRDIFEARSTKVSKRNRDFQELLKAIGRKEDIASSVRDSLISLQRLAGFLAHVATQTKMSKDVRARIKTLSRDVLSLADHATFLSQKISFLLDATLGMISIEQNAIIKIFSVAAVIFLPPTLVASIYGMNFDIIPELKWQLGYPFAIGLMILSAILPFWYFRRRGWL; this is encoded by the coding sequence ATGATCAAAGCCTTTGTCGTCGACAATGATCGCCTGCGCCTCACCGACGATCTGCTGACCGATGGCGACAGGGTCGTCTGGGCCGATCTGATCAATCCGACCAAGGAAGAAGAAGCCACCATCGAAGCCTGGCTCGGCGTCGCCATCCCGACCCGCGAGGAGATGGAAGAGATCGAGATTTCCAGCCGCCTCTACATCGAGGACGGCGCCTACTTCATGACCGCCACTTTGCCGGCGCAGACCGAGGTCGACGATCCCTTGATGTCGCCGGTCACCTTCGCGCTTGCCGGCAAGAGGCTGATCACCATTCGCTACCATGAACCGAAGGCCTTCAAGACCTTCCGGCTGCGCGCCGAGAAGGTGGCGACCGGCTGCACCAGCGGCGATACCATCCTGATCGGCCTGCTGGAGGCGATCGTCGACCGTCTTGCCGATATCCTTGAGCGCGCCGGCCGCGACATCGAGGCGATTTCGCGCGACATTTTCGAGGCCCGCTCGACCAAGGTGTCGAAGCGCAACCGCGACTTCCAGGAACTGCTGAAAGCCATCGGCCGCAAGGAAGACATCGCCTCTTCCGTGCGCGACAGCCTGATCTCGCTGCAGCGTCTTGCCGGCTTCCTCGCCCATGTCGCCACCCAGACCAAGATGAGCAAGGATGTCCGCGCCCGCATCAAGACACTGTCGCGCGACGTGCTGTCGCTTGCCGACCACGCCACCTTCCTGTCGCAGAAGATTTCCTTCCTGCTCGACGCCACGCTCGGCATGATCTCGATCGAGCAGAACGCCATCATCAAGATCTTCTCGGTCGCCGCCGTCATCTTCCTGCCGCCGACGCTGGTCGCCTCGATCTACGGCATGAATTTCGACATCATCCCCGAGCTCAAATGGCAGCTCGGCTATCCCTTCGCCATCGGCCTGATGATCCTGTCGGCGATCCTGCCCTTCTGGTATTTCCGCCGCCGCGGCTGGCTCTGA
- a CDS encoding MaoC family dehydratase, with translation MTLDEFFRIGITVTLGSHTFEPEAIKAFARKYDPQVFHIDEEAARKSVLGGLCASGWHTAATWMKLNLEARMDAEGANWNGPGPVPEFGPSPGFKNLKWLKPVYAGETVTFSRTALSHRPIASRPGWRMLALRAEAFDSTGDKVLEFDSAVLVKTE, from the coding sequence ATGACCCTGGACGAATTCTTCCGCATCGGCATCACGGTGACGCTGGGCTCGCACACATTCGAGCCCGAGGCGATCAAGGCGTTTGCCCGCAAATACGATCCGCAGGTTTTCCATATCGACGAAGAGGCCGCCAGGAAGAGCGTACTCGGCGGGCTCTGCGCCTCCGGCTGGCACACCGCCGCCACATGGATGAAGCTCAACCTCGAGGCCCGCATGGACGCCGAGGGGGCCAACTGGAACGGCCCCGGTCCAGTCCCGGAATTCGGCCCCTCGCCCGGCTTCAAGAACCTGAAGTGGCTGAAGCCGGTCTATGCCGGTGAGACCGTAACCTTCTCGCGGACAGCCCTTTCCCACCGCCCCATCGCCTCGCGCCCTGGCTGGCGGATGCTGGCACTGCGCGCGGAAGCTTTCGATTCGACCGGCGACAAGGTGCTGGAGTTCGACAGCGCCGTGCTGGTGAAGACGGAGTAG
- a CDS encoding acid phosphatase → MKKYASLAAGLLLLVIGSAAQAEDAKPFVTNKDIDLTMILPPPPANDSAETKAELGEVLTLQVTRTPEMVASAVADAEENVWRFANVMGPNFTKDKLPKFSAFFDRVVETEGAVVDPAKDVWKRPRPHQLSDLVKPAVKLSSSGSWPSGHATVGTMMGIILADMVPEKRAEIMARAAEYAHNRVVGGIHYPSDVEMGKISGSVIAAVLLNRDDFKAEYDVAKAELRSDLGM, encoded by the coding sequence ATGAAGAAATATGCATCGCTCGCCGCGGGTCTGTTGTTGCTGGTCATCGGCTCGGCCGCCCAGGCCGAAGACGCAAAACCCTTCGTCACCAACAAGGATATCGACCTGACGATGATTCTGCCGCCACCGCCGGCAAACGATTCGGCTGAGACCAAGGCCGAACTCGGTGAGGTTCTGACACTGCAGGTGACGCGCACGCCCGAGATGGTGGCCAGCGCCGTTGCCGATGCAGAGGAGAACGTCTGGCGCTTCGCCAATGTGATGGGGCCGAATTTTACCAAGGACAAGCTGCCGAAGTTCAGCGCCTTCTTCGATCGCGTGGTCGAGACCGAAGGCGCCGTCGTCGATCCGGCCAAGGATGTCTGGAAGCGTCCGCGTCCGCACCAGCTCAGCGACCTCGTCAAGCCGGCGGTCAAGCTGTCGAGCTCCGGCTCCTGGCCGTCCGGCCACGCCACCGTCGGCACCATGATGGGCATCATCCTGGCCGACATGGTTCCCGAGAAGCGCGCCGAGATCATGGCGCGCGCGGCCGAATACGCGCACAACCGCGTGGTCGGCGGCATCCATTACCCATCGGACGTCGAGATGGGCAAGATTTCGGGCAGCGTCATTGCCGCGGTGCTGCTCAACCGGGACGATTTCAAGGCCGAATATGATGTGGCCAAGGCCGAGCTTCGTTCCGATCTCGGCATGTAG
- a CDS encoding MaoC family dehydratase — protein sequence MTAKTLAYEDFVEGASFDLGTKEVSAAEIIEFASEFDAQPMHLDEEAGKASILGGLSASGWHTCAMFMRMLCDAFLLDSTCQGAPGVDQVKWKKPVLAGDTLRGNLVVLAKRLSRSKPQLGFVTMRSELVNQRGESVFELENSVMFLTRDAAGYQA from the coding sequence ATGACGGCGAAGACATTGGCCTATGAGGATTTCGTCGAGGGTGCCTCGTTCGACCTCGGCACCAAAGAGGTAAGCGCGGCCGAGATCATCGAATTCGCCAGCGAATTCGATGCCCAGCCGATGCATCTCGACGAAGAGGCCGGCAAGGCCAGCATCCTGGGCGGCCTGTCGGCTTCGGGCTGGCACACCTGCGCCATGTTCATGCGCATGCTGTGCGATGCCTTCCTTTTGGACTCCACCTGCCAAGGTGCGCCCGGCGTCGATCAGGTCAAGTGGAAGAAACCGGTGCTGGCCGGCGATACGCTCAGAGGCAACCTGGTCGTGCTGGCCAAGCGTCTGTCCCGCTCGAAGCCGCAACTCGGCTTCGTCACCATGCGCAGCGAGCTGGTCAACCAGCGTGGCGAAAGCGTCTTCGAGCTTGAGAATTCCGTCATGTTCCTGACTCGTGATGCCGCGGGGTATCAGGCATGA
- a CDS encoding alpha-hydroxy acid oxidase, producing the protein MRLRDCHNFSDFRRMAQQRLPGPIFNYIDGAADDEVTYRRNTESFETCDLVPNVLRGVSEIDMSVTVMGQKLALPFYCSPTALQRLFHHQGERAVAKAAAKYGTMFGVSSLGTVSLEEARKISSSPQVYQFYFHRDRGLNRAMMQRAKAVGVEVMMLTVDSITGGNRERDKRTGFAIPFKLNLAGMLQFALKPGWAINYFTHEGFKLPQLDEHVDMGGGTMSISRYFTEMLDPSMTWDDVAEMVKLWSGPFCLKGIMSVEDARRAVDIGCSGIVLSNHGGRQLDGSRAAFDQLAEIVDAVGDKIDVIMDGGVQRGTHVLKALSLGAKAVGVGRYYLFPLAAAGQPGVERALEQMRIEIERGMKLMGCSSIEQLSRKNLRFR; encoded by the coding sequence ATGCGGCTACGCGACTGTCACAACTTTTCCGACTTCCGGCGCATGGCACAGCAGCGGCTGCCGGGGCCGATCTTCAACTACATCGATGGCGCTGCCGACGATGAAGTCACCTATCGCCGCAACACCGAAAGCTTCGAGACCTGCGACCTTGTTCCCAACGTGTTGCGTGGGGTGAGCGAAATCGACATGTCGGTGACGGTGATGGGCCAGAAGCTGGCGCTACCCTTCTATTGCTCGCCGACAGCCTTGCAGCGGCTGTTCCACCATCAGGGCGAGCGCGCGGTCGCCAAAGCCGCGGCAAAGTATGGCACGATGTTTGGCGTTTCCTCGCTCGGCACCGTCAGCCTCGAGGAAGCGCGCAAGATCAGCAGCAGCCCGCAGGTCTACCAGTTCTACTTCCACCGGGATCGTGGCCTCAACCGGGCGATGATGCAGCGGGCAAAGGCGGTGGGCGTCGAAGTGATGATGCTGACCGTGGACAGCATCACCGGGGGCAACCGCGAGCGCGACAAGCGGACCGGCTTTGCCATTCCTTTCAAGCTCAATCTTGCCGGCATGCTGCAGTTCGCGCTGAAGCCTGGCTGGGCGATCAACTACTTCACCCATGAGGGGTTCAAGCTGCCGCAGCTCGACGAGCATGTCGACATGGGCGGCGGCACGATGTCGATCAGCCGCTATTTCACCGAGATGCTCGATCCGTCGATGACCTGGGACGACGTCGCGGAGATGGTCAAGCTGTGGTCGGGGCCGTTCTGCCTGAAGGGCATCATGTCGGTGGAAGATGCCAGGCGCGCCGTCGACATTGGCTGCAGCGGCATCGTGCTGTCCAACCATGGCGGCCGGCAGCTGGATGGCTCAAGGGCGGCGTTCGACCAGCTTGCCGAGATTGTCGATGCGGTTGGCGACAAGATCGATGTCATCATGGATGGCGGCGTGCAGCGCGGCACGCATGTGCTGAAGGCACTGTCGCTCGGCGCCAAGGCGGTCGGGGTCGGGCGCTATTATCTGTTTCCGCTGGCGGCCGCCGGCCAGCCTGGCGTCGAGCGGGCGCTCGAGCAGATGCGGATCGAGATCGAACGCGGCATGAAGCTGATGGGCTGCAGTTCGATCGAACAATTGTCGCGCAAGAACCTCCGATTCAGGTAA
- a CDS encoding ABC transporter ATP-binding protein codes for MMTAVYRWFENWVYPFREPANLRPPSSVGGFLWHYVGQAKFAFFAMLVIGGIAPLVEAGLFYFVGRLVDILDQLPGERSWHALWTAAGPELVFMIAVVLVIRTIVVGLSALVDEQTITPGFYNLVRWQAHRHVSRQSYAFFQNDFAGRIATKVWQAGQATGDLMESFIEVVWFMLVYTVTTLALVAGLDLRLAALVVIWIVAFGLLARLYLPAIRKNAEATAEAGSMINGRIVDSYSNVQTLKLFSADGDDRYIRNGFDIYLDALRPFTRRLTGVRMALTTLSGIMITVIGCFAVYLWVEGSITVGAVAFTLSLVLRLNMLLGRLMMQLNGILRNLGVLENSKALISQPLGLIDAPDAKELTVAGGRIEVKNVEFHYGKGFGVLNGIDLVVKPGEKVGLVGPSGAGKTTLANLILRLYDLESGKILIDGQDIAGVTQNSLRANIGVVSQDTALFHRSLRDNIKLGMPDATDAEVIVAARKAEAHEFILTLRDNKDRAGYEAFVGERGVKLSGGQRQRVAIARVFLKDAPILILDEATSALDSDIEAAIQENLTRLMENKTVIAIAHRLSTIAALDRLVVLDGGRIVEQGTHDELVALDGLYARLWKRQSGGFLYHEESVLEETRPAE; via the coding sequence GCCGGCGAACCTTCGGCCACCGTCCAGCGTTGGCGGGTTTCTCTGGCACTATGTCGGCCAGGCGAAGTTCGCCTTCTTCGCCATGCTGGTCATCGGCGGCATCGCGCCGCTGGTCGAAGCCGGCCTGTTCTATTTCGTCGGGCGGCTTGTCGATATCCTCGACCAGCTTCCCGGCGAACGCAGTTGGCATGCGCTGTGGACCGCCGCCGGTCCCGAGCTGGTGTTCATGATCGCGGTGGTGCTGGTCATCCGCACCATCGTTGTCGGCCTGTCGGCGCTGGTCGACGAGCAGACGATCACGCCCGGCTTCTACAATCTGGTGCGCTGGCAGGCGCACCGGCATGTCTCGCGCCAGTCCTACGCCTTCTTCCAGAACGATTTCGCCGGCCGCATCGCGACAAAAGTCTGGCAGGCGGGGCAGGCGACCGGCGATCTGATGGAAAGCTTCATCGAGGTCGTCTGGTTCATGCTCGTCTATACGGTGACGACGCTGGCGCTGGTCGCCGGGCTTGACCTGCGGCTGGCGGCGCTTGTGGTGATCTGGATCGTCGCCTTTGGCTTGCTGGCAAGGCTCTATCTGCCGGCGATCCGCAAGAATGCCGAGGCCACGGCCGAAGCAGGTTCAATGATCAATGGCCGCATCGTCGATTCCTATTCCAACGTGCAGACGCTGAAACTGTTTTCGGCCGATGGCGACGACCGCTACATCAGGAACGGCTTCGACATTTATCTCGATGCACTGCGCCCCTTCACCCGCCGGCTGACCGGCGTGCGCATGGCGCTGACCACGCTGTCGGGCATCATGATCACGGTGATCGGCTGTTTTGCCGTCTATCTCTGGGTCGAGGGTTCGATCACCGTCGGCGCGGTCGCCTTCACGCTTTCCCTCGTCTTGCGGCTCAACATGCTGCTCGGCCGGCTGATGATGCAGCTCAACGGCATCTTGCGAAATCTAGGCGTGCTGGAAAACTCCAAGGCACTGATCTCGCAGCCGCTCGGCCTCATCGATGCGCCCGACGCCAAGGAGCTCACCGTAGCGGGAGGCCGCATCGAGGTGAAGAATGTCGAGTTCCACTATGGCAAGGGCTTCGGCGTGCTGAACGGCATCGACCTCGTCGTCAAGCCGGGCGAGAAGGTTGGGCTGGTCGGCCCATCGGGTGCGGGCAAGACGACGCTCGCCAATCTGATCCTGCGGCTCTACGACCTCGAAAGCGGCAAGATCCTGATCGACGGGCAGGACATCGCCGGGGTCACCCAGAATTCGCTGCGCGCCAACATCGGCGTCGTCAGCCAGGACACAGCATTGTTCCACCGGTCGCTGCGCGACAACATCAAGCTCGGCATGCCCGACGCGACCGACGCCGAAGTGATCGTGGCGGCCAGGAAGGCCGAGGCGCACGAGTTCATCCTTACCTTGCGCGACAACAAGGACCGTGCCGGCTACGAGGCGTTTGTCGGCGAGCGCGGTGTGAAACTGTCCGGCGGCCAGCGCCAGCGCGTGGCGATCGCCCGTGTCTTCCTCAAGGATGCGCCGATCCTGATCCTCGACGAGGCGACCTCGGCGCTCGATTCCGACATCGAGGCGGCGATCCAGGAGAACCTTACCAGGCTGATGGAAAACAAGACCGTGATCGCCATCGCGCACCGCCTGTCGACGATCGCCGCCCTTGACCGGCTAGTGGTGCTGGATGGCGGCCGCATCGTCGAGCAGGGCACGCATGACGAACTGGTGGCGCTCGACGGGCTTTATGCGCGGCTTTGGAAGCGACAATCGGGCGGCTTTCTCTATCACGAGGAAAGCGTGCTGGAAGAAACACGGCCGGCTGAATAG
- a CDS encoding APH(3')-II family aminoglycoside O-phosphotransferase: MPGSLFESDLPEGLRIGGYHWSRQTIGRSNAGVFRLTGDNKPSLFLKIEEAGLFAEVAAEEARLRWLAGQGIACPAIIAFEHHAGRHWLLMTALPGQDLASAGATDAASSVAIMADALRELHAIDAGSCPFDHRLQHRIAEARARLEAGTVDESDFDDERQGMTAAEAFAQLAALKPASQDIVVTHGDACMPDFVAASKRFSGFVDCGRLGLADRHQDLALACWSIRHNIGERWVQPFLDRYGFIGVDPSRLSYYRLLDEFF, from the coding sequence ATGCCCGGCAGCCTGTTCGAATCCGACCTGCCGGAAGGTTTGCGCATCGGTGGCTATCACTGGAGCCGGCAGACCATCGGCCGGTCGAACGCCGGGGTGTTTCGGCTCACGGGCGATAACAAGCCCAGCCTGTTCCTGAAGATCGAAGAAGCTGGGCTATTTGCCGAAGTCGCCGCCGAGGAAGCCCGGCTGCGTTGGCTTGCCGGGCAAGGCATTGCTTGCCCCGCGATTATTGCGTTCGAGCACCATGCCGGTCGCCACTGGTTGCTGATGACCGCGCTTCCTGGTCAAGATCTGGCCTCAGCCGGCGCCACCGATGCCGCTTCGTCGGTCGCAATCATGGCCGACGCGCTGCGTGAGCTTCACGCAATCGATGCCGGATCGTGTCCGTTTGATCACCGCTTGCAGCACCGGATCGCCGAGGCGCGGGCTCGCCTCGAGGCTGGCACGGTCGATGAAAGCGACTTCGACGACGAGCGGCAGGGAATGACCGCGGCGGAAGCCTTTGCACAACTGGCCGCGTTGAAGCCCGCAAGCCAGGATATCGTCGTCACGCATGGCGATGCCTGCATGCCGGACTTTGTCGCGGCCAGTAAGCGCTTCAGCGGCTTTGTCGACTGCGGACGGCTGGGTTTGGCGGATCGCCATCAAGACCTGGCACTCGCCTGCTGGAGCATTCGGCACAACATCGGCGAGCGATGGGTGCAACCCTTCCTGGACCGGTACGGCTTCATCGGGGTCGATCCCTCCCGGCTGTCCTATTATCGACTGCTCGACGAGTTTTTCTGA
- a CDS encoding cytochrome b has product MSEGHSTYTPKTGIERWFDARMPLPRLVYDSFVAYPVPRNLNYMWTFGGILSIMLVAQILTGIVLAMHYTADTNLAFGSVEKIMRDVNSGWLLRYMHANGASFFFIAVYMHIFRGLYYGSYKAPRELLWILGCIIYLLMMATGFMGYVLPWGQMSFWGATVITGFFSAIPLVGNWIQQLLLGGFAVDNPTLNRFFALHYLLPFMIAGVVVLHVWALHVVGQSNPTGIEVKSKTDTVAFTPYATIKDAFGMIVFLFIFAYFIFFLPNYLGHPDNYIVANPLKTPAHIVPEWYFLPFYAILRAITFNIGPINSKLGGVLCMFGAIVMLFLVPWLDTSKVRSAVYRPWYKLFFWLFVADAILLGWLGSQPAEGSYVFMAQMATLFYFAFFLIALPVLGLIETPRRLPNSITEAVLEKNKGGSGHPVGATAAPETKG; this is encoded by the coding sequence ATGAGCGAGGGACACTCGACCTACACGCCCAAAACCGGTATCGAACGCTGGTTCGACGCCCGCATGCCGCTGCCGCGGCTGGTCTATGACAGCTTCGTCGCCTATCCGGTGCCGCGCAACCTCAACTACATGTGGACCTTCGGCGGTATCCTGTCGATCATGCTGGTGGCGCAGATCCTGACCGGCATCGTGCTGGCCATGCACTATACGGCCGACACCAATCTCGCCTTCGGCTCGGTCGAGAAGATCATGCGCGACGTCAATTCCGGCTGGCTCTTGCGCTACATGCATGCCAACGGCGCGTCGTTCTTCTTCATCGCCGTCTATATGCACATCTTCCGGGGCCTCTATTACGGCTCCTACAAGGCGCCGCGCGAGCTGCTCTGGATCCTCGGCTGCATCATCTACCTCCTGATGATGGCGACCGGCTTCATGGGCTACGTGCTGCCATGGGGACAGATGAGCTTCTGGGGCGCCACCGTCATCACCGGCTTCTTCAGCGCCATACCGCTTGTCGGCAACTGGATCCAGCAGCTGCTGCTTGGCGGCTTCGCCGTCGACAATCCGACGCTGAACCGCTTCTTTGCGCTGCATTATCTCCTGCCGTTCATGATTGCCGGCGTCGTCGTGCTGCACGTCTGGGCGCTGCATGTCGTGGGCCAGTCGAACCCGACCGGCATCGAGGTCAAGTCGAAGACCGACACCGTCGCCTTCACGCCCTATGCGACCATCAAGGACGCGTTCGGCATGATCGTGTTCCTGTTCATCTTCGCCTATTTCATCTTCTTCCTGCCGAACTATCTCGGCCATCCCGACAACTACATCGTCGCCAACCCGCTGAAGACGCCGGCCCACATCGTGCCGGAATGGTACTTCCTGCCGTTCTACGCGATCCTGCGCGCCATCACCTTCAACATCGGGCCGATCAACTCCAAGCTCGGCGGCGTGCTGTGCATGTTTGGCGCCATCGTCATGCTGTTCCTGGTGCCGTGGCTCGACACCTCCAAGGTTCGCTCGGCGGTCTACCGGCCCTGGTACAAGCTGTTCTTCTGGCTGTTCGTGGCCGACGCCATCCTGCTTGGCTGGCTGGGCTCGCAGCCGGCGGAAGGCAGCTATGTGTTCATGGCGCAGATGGCGACACTGTTCTACTTCGCCTTCTTCCTGATCGCGCTGCCGGTGCTTGGCCTGATCGAGACGCCGCGCAGGCTGCCGAACTCGATCACCGAGGCGGTGCTCGAAAAGAACAAGGGCGGCAGCGGGCATCCGGTGGGCGCCACGGCCGCGCCAGAGACCAAGGGCTGA
- a CDS encoding cytochrome c1: protein MKKILTSLALISLVAAGGAAFAAEEAHNAAAPTHFPINEPKEMSWSFTGPFGTYDKGQLQRGLKVYKEVCSACHSMNLVAFRTLEGPTGLGYSDAQIKSLAATYTIHDGPNDAGEMFDRPGKPSDYFPAPFANEQAAAASNGGAAPPDMSLLAKARGVERGFPQFVFDIFTQYDAGGPDYIHSLLTGYDQTPPAGMVIPEGTHYNPYFMSGVSLKMPKPLSDGQVTYDDGSPQTVDQYARDVSTFLMWAAEPHMEARKHTGVNVLFFLLIFGGLVYLVKRKVWEGVAH, encoded by the coding sequence ATGAAAAAGATTCTCACCTCGCTGGCGCTGATCAGCCTTGTGGCCGCCGGCGGTGCGGCGTTCGCGGCCGAAGAAGCACACAACGCGGCGGCACCGACGCATTTCCCGATCAACGAGCCGAAGGAAATGAGCTGGAGCTTTACCGGCCCGTTCGGCACTTACGACAAGGGCCAGCTGCAGCGCGGCCTGAAGGTCTATAAGGAAGTCTGCTCGGCCTGCCATTCGATGAATTTGGTGGCGTTCCGCACGCTGGAAGGCCCGACGGGCCTTGGCTATTCGGATGCACAGATCAAGTCGCTGGCAGCCACCTATACCATCCATGACGGCCCCAACGATGCCGGCGAAATGTTCGACCGCCCCGGCAAGCCGTCGGACTATTTTCCGGCGCCGTTCGCCAACGAGCAGGCCGCTGCCGCCTCCAATGGCGGCGCCGCTCCGCCTGACATGTCGCTGCTGGCCAAGGCGCGCGGCGTCGAGCGCGGCTTTCCGCAGTTCGTCTTCGACATCTTCACGCAGTATGACGCGGGTGGCCCGGACTATATCCATTCGTTGCTGACCGGCTATGACCAGACGCCGCCTGCCGGAATGGTCATCCCCGAGGGCACGCACTACAATCCGTACTTCATGTCCGGCGTGTCGCTGAAAATGCCCAAGCCACTCTCCGACGGCCAGGTGACCTATGATGACGGCTCGCCGCAGACCGTCGACCAATACGCCCGCGATGTCTCGACCTTCCTGATGTGGGCGGCCGAGCCGCACATGGAGGCCCGCAAGCATACCGGCGTCAACGTGCTGTTTTTCCTCCTGATATTCGGCGGGCTGGTCTACCTCGTCAAGCGGAAGGTATGGGAAGGCGTGGCGCACTAA
- a CDS encoding cupin domain-containing protein, translated as MVHVIDREEWAVRPDRWKGELQCGAYGSNSCLIFNHLPDVGGGPRLHSHPYAEIFIIRQGTGLFTVGDQEIEASAGQILIVPPNTPHKFTNLGPGPLETTDIHENGTFVTEWLE; from the coding sequence ATGGTGCACGTCATCGATCGTGAGGAATGGGCTGTTCGCCCCGACCGTTGGAAGGGCGAGCTGCAATGCGGCGCCTACGGCTCCAACTCCTGCCTGATCTTCAACCACCTGCCTGATGTCGGCGGCGGCCCGCGCCTGCACTCCCATCCCTACGCAGAGATTTTCATCATCCGTCAGGGCACCGGCCTGTTCACGGTCGGCGACCAGGAAATCGAGGCCTCCGCCGGCCAGATCCTGATCGTTCCGCCCAACACGCCGCACAAATTCACCAATCTCGGTCCGGGTCCACTGGAAACCACCGACATTCACGAGAACGGCACGTTCGTCACCGAATGGCTGGAATGA
- a CDS encoding DUF6665 family protein translates to MSVRMPSNFGRSSAQETAFDVLGHEILAEKAAALGRAGQKVEETLARLGANADEELRPRLLKEAAAAVHAYFIQRELCGLRRHDAVIREYAIPKAVLVRLGAA, encoded by the coding sequence ATGTCCGTGCGCATGCCGTCGAATTTCGGGAGATCAAGCGCCCAGGAAACGGCGTTTGATGTGCTTGGCCATGAAATCCTCGCCGAAAAGGCGGCGGCGCTCGGCCGCGCCGGGCAAAAGGTCGAGGAAACGCTCGCCCGGCTGGGCGCCAATGCCGACGAGGAACTGCGCCCGAGGCTTCTCAAGGAGGCTGCAGCAGCCGTTCATGCCTATTTCATCCAGCGTGAACTGTGCGGCTTGCGCAGGCACGATGCCGTCATCCGCGAATATGCCATCCCGAAGGCCGTGCTGGTACGGTTGGGAGCGGCGTAA